A stretch of the Clostridium fungisolvens genome encodes the following:
- a CDS encoding ATP-binding protein has translation MKYFKSQKLKLLIMLSITLLVFGFLIVDSINVNKGGNKFPQANSGVIDFTHWNFKNNGMINLNGQWEFYKDKLISPEEFEIALINSNKQYSTVPGIFATQGYGTYRLKVLVNNPNDIYSIKIDYIQSAYKLWVNDSLVMSNGVVGSSKEAMTPQLLPKMGTFSPNSKEFYITLQVSNYYSELGFIDNIVMGDNQAVSSYRDKKLAFDLFILGSTFIAALYNLGVYVKRRKDKAPLYFAIVCLFIAIRTMFIGERFFIMLFPGFSYQVAVKIMVLTFYVYIPFIVLFINKCYGEILLKDLVKISTVTAVLYTFIAVVSPIKYYLQYIIPFEGFALGMLLYMMYKISKTHISSGQPDYIALVGLFALFISRVNDILYEYSIIISTSLAPLGTLVFIIANYYVLAGRQSNAYNNLEVAREKLESINKLKDDFLAVTSHELKTPISGIVGLSESLINKHILNAEDQSSINLINLSVKRLANLVEDMMLFSRLKNNNIKLHKKPIKINRMVDNVIRFLETSVGKKEIKIINLIDKDVPYIVADENRIQQILYNLISNSIKFTHTGNIVVSYVCNEDYIEVSVEDQGIGIPKDKLQDIFKIYEQVEGISSNYGGTGIGLYITKQLVELHKGSIKASSDFGKGSKFTFSIPLATGDIIPSGVDELNNDFAYEVAYDELENNKNDYNYGHVEEKASNTPYINNMGHSYKILVVDDEYINQKVLENYLSEISEDILIASSGKEALDILELNEDIDLIILDMMMPDLLGYEVSENIRKKKNIFELPILIMTADRRIESLISSFECGANDYLNKPFDKNELLARVTTLLTLKSKVKEALSLSNQVIAANKEVKSLSEQNVENNKKVEALMEYDKIKTEFFTNISHELKTPLNVISSTIQLLESLDRNKQLGDEKIKYYFKIMNQNSLRLLRLINNLIDTTKIDGGYIGLNLKNDNIVYVVEEICQSVTEYGNAKKIEIIFDTDIEEKIMAFDEEKIERIILNILSNAIKFTKEGGSIFINIYDKDDNVEISVKDTGIGIPRELTEYIFERFAQIDKSITRQNEGSGIGLALVKSLVEMHEGTIRVVSEVGLGSEFIINLPVRIIQGEDVNSIAYKQIREESKLKYDKSLSIEFSDIYL, from the coding sequence ATGAAATATTTTAAGTCGCAAAAGTTAAAATTATTAATTATGCTTTCTATTACATTATTAGTTTTTGGATTTTTAATTGTAGATAGTATAAACGTAAATAAAGGTGGAAACAAATTTCCTCAAGCGAATTCAGGAGTAATTGATTTTACACATTGGAACTTCAAGAATAATGGAATGATAAATTTAAATGGCCAATGGGAATTTTATAAAGATAAATTAATTAGTCCAGAAGAGTTTGAAATAGCGCTTATTAATAGCAATAAGCAGTATTCAACAGTGCCTGGTATATTTGCGACACAAGGCTATGGAACATATAGATTGAAAGTATTAGTTAATAATCCAAATGACATATATTCTATTAAGATAGATTATATCCAAAGTGCGTATAAGCTTTGGGTTAATGACAGTTTAGTGATGAGTAACGGAGTAGTGGGAAGTAGTAAGGAGGCAATGACTCCGCAGCTTCTCCCTAAGATGGGAACATTTAGTCCAAATAGTAAAGAATTTTACATAACATTGCAGGTAAGTAATTATTATAGTGAACTTGGGTTTATAGACAATATAGTTATGGGAGATAATCAAGCCGTAAGTAGCTACAGAGATAAAAAGCTAGCTTTTGACTTGTTTATTCTAGGAAGTACTTTTATTGCGGCATTGTATAATCTAGGGGTCTATGTTAAGAGAAGAAAAGATAAGGCTCCATTATATTTTGCTATAGTATGTTTATTCATTGCGATAAGGACTATGTTTATTGGAGAAAGATTTTTTATTATGCTTTTTCCTGGCTTTAGTTACCAGGTTGCAGTGAAAATAATGGTACTTACCTTTTATGTGTACATCCCCTTTATTGTTTTATTTATAAATAAGTGTTATGGAGAAATACTGCTAAAGGATCTAGTCAAGATCTCTACGGTTACTGCAGTCTTATATACATTTATAGCAGTTGTAAGCCCTATAAAATACTATCTGCAGTATATAATACCCTTTGAGGGGTTTGCACTGGGTATGCTTTTGTATATGATGTATAAGATATCGAAAACTCATATTTCCAGTGGTCAGCCTGACTATATTGCCTTAGTTGGATTGTTTGCATTATTTATATCAAGAGTTAATGATATATTATATGAATATAGCATTATTATATCAACTTCCTTAGCTCCTCTTGGAACTCTAGTATTTATTATAGCTAATTATTATGTACTAGCTGGTAGACAATCAAATGCCTACAATAATCTAGAGGTAGCTAGAGAAAAACTTGAATCTATAAATAAGCTAAAGGATGATTTTTTGGCTGTAACATCTCATGAGCTTAAGACACCAATCAGTGGAATAGTAGGGTTATCTGAAAGCTTGATTAATAAGCATATATTAAATGCTGAAGATCAAAGCAGTATTAATTTGATTAACTTAAGTGTTAAGAGGCTAGCAAATCTTGTGGAAGACATGATGTTGTTTTCTAGATTAAAGAATAACAATATTAAACTTCACAAAAAGCCAATAAAAATAAATAGGATGGTAGATAATGTAATAAGGTTTTTAGAGACATCAGTTGGGAAAAAAGAAATAAAGATAATTAATTTGATAGATAAAGATGTACCTTACATAGTTGCTGATGAAAATAGGATTCAGCAAATATTATATAATTTGATTTCTAATAGCATTAAATTCACACATACAGGTAATATAGTTGTATCGTACGTATGTAACGAAGATTATATAGAAGTTTCTGTAGAGGATCAAGGGATTGGTATTCCTAAGGATAAGCTACAAGATATATTTAAGATTTACGAGCAAGTTGAAGGGATTTCATCCAATTATGGAGGAACAGGGATTGGGTTATATATAACAAAACAACTTGTAGAATTACATAAAGGTAGTATAAAGGCATCTTCAGATTTCGGTAAAGGGAGTAAGTTTACATTTTCAATTCCATTAGCAACTGGGGACATAATTCCTAGTGGTGTAGATGAGTTAAACAACGATTTTGCCTATGAAGTGGCTTACGACGAATTAGAAAATAATAAAAATGACTATAATTATGGACACGTAGAAGAAAAAGCTTCTAATACTCCGTATATAAATAACATGGGACATTCATATAAGATTTTAGTAGTTGATGATGAGTATATCAATCAAAAGGTGTTAGAGAATTATTTAAGTGAAATTTCAGAGGATATTTTGATAGCCTCAAGTGGAAAAGAAGCATTAGATATATTGGAATTAAATGAAGATATAGATTTGATTATTCTAGATATGATGATGCCGGACCTCTTAGGATATGAGGTTTCAGAAAATATAAGGAAGAAAAAGAATATATTTGAGTTACCAATACTTATTATGACTGCTGATAGAAGAATAGAAAGTTTAATCTCATCCTTTGAGTGCGGTGCTAATGATTATTTAAACAAACCTTTTGATAAGAATGAATTGTTAGCTAGAGTAACTACTTTGTTAACACTTAAGAGTAAGGTAAAAGAAGCTCTAAGCTTATCGAATCAAGTTATAGCTGCGAATAAGGAAGTAAAGTCGTTAAGTGAGCAAAATGTTGAAAATAATAAAAAAGTTGAAGCCCTTATGGAATATGATAAGATAAAGACTGAATTTTTTACAAATATATCCCATGAATTAAAGACTCCGCTAAATGTAATTTCTAGTACTATACAATTATTAGAGTCCTTGGATAGAAATAAGCAATTAGGGGATGAGAAAATAAAGTATTATTTCAAGATTATGAATCAAAACTCATTAAGACTTCTAAGGCTTATAAATAACCTTATAGATACTACCAAAATTGATGGTGGATATATAGGTTTAAATCTTAAAAATGACAATATAGTTTATGTTGTTGAAGAGATATGCCAATCTGTAACAGAGTATGGTAATGCAAAAAAAATTGAAATTATCTTTGATACAGATATTGAGGAGAAGATAATGGCTTTTGATGAGGAAAAGATAGAGAGAATTATATTAAATATTCTTTCAAATGCCATTAAATTCACAAAAGAAGGCGGAAGTATATTTATAAATATATATGATAAAGATGATAATGTAGAGATTTCTGTCAAGGATACAGGAATAGGAATTCCAAGAGAGCTGACAGAATATATATTTGAGCGTTTTGCACAAATAGATAAGTCTATAACAAGACAAAATGAAGGTAGTGGAATAGGGTTAGCTCTAGTAAAATCTTTGGTAGAAATGCATGAAGGTACCATAAGAGTAGTCAGTGAAGTAGGACTCGGCAGCGAGTTTATTATAAATCTTCCAGTGCGAATTATCCAAGGGGAGGATGTAAACTCTATAGCATATAAACAAATCAGGGAAGAATCTAAGTTAAAGTATGATAAAAGTTTATCTATTGAGTTTTCTGATATATATTTATGA
- a CDS encoding zinc-ribbon domain-containing protein, with product MADKTLVCKDCSKEFVFTEGEQAFYKEKGFENEPQRCPDCRRARKQQNNNRGFRR from the coding sequence ATGGCAGATAAGACTTTAGTTTGCAAAGATTGTTCAAAAGAATTTGTTTTCACAGAAGGAGAACAAGCATTCTACAAAGAAAAAGGATTCGAAAACGAACCACAAAGATGTCCAGATTGTAGAAGAGCAAGAAAGCAACAAAACAACAACAGAGGATTCAGAAGATAA